In the genome of Saprospira sp. CCB-QB6, one region contains:
- a CDS encoding exodeoxyribonuclease VII small subunit → MEQQLTPNSYEDALVELQEILEAIEGQLPLEDLNKQSRRAQFLLQYCQQRLRYIEEEQNNIYEED, encoded by the coding sequence ATGGAACAACAACTGACGCCAAACTCCTACGAAGACGCCTTGGTCGAACTCCAAGAAATTTTGGAAGCCATTGAAGGCCAACTTCCCCTAGAAGACCTCAATAAGCAGAGCCGACGTGCGCAATTCTTACTCCAATATTGCCAACAACGCCTCCGCTATATCGAAGAAGAGCAAAATAACATTTATGAAGAGGACTAA
- a CDS encoding DUF1599 domain-containing protein → MEKPTTAQQYAHELAQCKALFIKKQRDYGSAWRILRPSSLTDQLYIKAKRIRSIEEKQTQKVGESIAGEYLALVNYSFMALIQLELPLSAGLYLSTEQVEALYQEQADRCQDLMLRKNHDYGEAWRDMRLSSLTDLILMKLLRTKEIEDHKGQLLVSEGLDANYQDIANYALFALIRLREEEVE, encoded by the coding sequence TTGGAAAAGCCAACCACTGCCCAACAGTACGCTCATGAATTGGCCCAATGTAAGGCCTTATTTATCAAAAAACAGCGAGATTATGGCTCCGCTTGGCGAATTTTGCGCCCTAGTTCCTTGACCGATCAATTGTATATTAAGGCCAAGCGCATTCGCTCTATAGAAGAAAAGCAAACCCAAAAGGTTGGCGAATCTATTGCTGGCGAATATTTGGCCCTAGTCAATTATAGTTTTATGGCCCTTATTCAGTTAGAATTGCCTTTATCTGCTGGGCTGTATTTGTCTACCGAGCAAGTAGAGGCGCTTTATCAGGAGCAGGCCGATCGTTGTCAGGACCTTATGCTGCGCAAAAACCATGACTATGGCGAAGCTTGGCGAGATATGCGCCTTAGTTCTTTGACGGACCTCATTTTGATGAAGCTTTTGCGGACCAAAGAAATTGAGGACCACAAAGGGCAGCTTTTGGTGTCGGAGGGTTTGGATGCCAACTATCAAGATATTGCCAATTATGCGCTTTTTGCTTTGATTCGCTTGCGTGAAGAAGAAGTGGAATAA
- a CDS encoding glycosyltransferase family 87 protein has product MTKPNFWERLPFSPKLWLLFYLLMALGVSLQLYYLRGNTILHDIESTPYNNYLIFKQSFWHLLAHKDLYDWYPTETADLFKYSPFFALLMAPWAFLPTPIGLALWNMVNVGIFFWGIRQIRLPKGSAHFFMAFVFMELVSSTQNSQTNALIAGLLLAGLALLRREQIFWALGALWLTVYIKLFGIVALMLFFSTPKKGKFIAYSVFWVLFYSLSPALYTGLDELWWQYQNWGRMLAEDHGISYGFSLMGILHSWFGFGDEIKKPVLLVGVLLMLLPLLRWKSFYQPRFAPLLLAAIMIWVIIFNHRAESATFIIAISAAALWYLRSALPKKFRLSLLLFCFIFSSLSPTDIFPAFIRNQFIIPYCIKALGFVVLYFVLLYELLFLLPKKQAAN; this is encoded by the coding sequence ATGACCAAACCCAATTTTTGGGAGCGTTTGCCCTTTTCGCCCAAGCTATGGCTTCTCTTTTATTTGTTGATGGCCTTGGGCGTGAGTTTGCAACTCTATTATTTGAGGGGAAATACCATTTTGCACGATATTGAATCGACGCCCTACAACAACTACCTCATTTTCAAGCAGTCTTTTTGGCATTTGTTGGCGCATAAAGATCTGTACGATTGGTATCCCACAGAAACTGCGGACCTCTTTAAGTACAGTCCATTCTTTGCCCTTTTGATGGCGCCTTGGGCCTTTTTGCCCACTCCCATTGGTTTAGCGCTCTGGAATATGGTGAATGTCGGCATTTTCTTTTGGGGCATTCGGCAAATTCGATTGCCCAAGGGCAGCGCTCATTTTTTTATGGCCTTTGTCTTTATGGAGCTAGTGAGCAGCACCCAGAATAGCCAGACCAATGCCCTTATTGCGGGACTTTTACTGGCGGGTTTGGCCCTTTTGCGTAGAGAACAGATTTTTTGGGCTTTGGGGGCACTTTGGCTTACCGTTTATATCAAACTCTTTGGCATTGTGGCTCTCATGCTCTTTTTCAGTACACCTAAAAAGGGGAAATTTATTGCCTATTCGGTTTTCTGGGTTTTGTTTTATAGCCTCTCCCCTGCGCTTTATACGGGCCTAGATGAGCTTTGGTGGCAATATCAGAACTGGGGACGAATGTTGGCCGAAGACCATGGCATTTCCTATGGTTTTTCGCTGATGGGCATTTTACACAGTTGGTTTGGCTTTGGCGATGAAATCAAAAAGCCTGTCCTTTTGGTTGGGGTTTTATTGATGCTTTTGCCGCTTTTGCGTTGGAAAAGTTTTTATCAGCCTCGTTTTGCCCCCCTTCTTTTGGCGGCCATTATGATTTGGGTGATTATTTTCAATCATCGGGCGGAATCTGCTACCTTCATCATTGCTATTTCGGCGGCGGCGCTTTGGTATTTGCGTTCGGCCCTACCTAAAAAGTTTCGCTTGAGCTTGCTGCTCTTTTGCTTTATTTTCAGTTCGCTTTCGCCTACTGATATTTTCCCAGCCTTTATTCGCAATCAATTTATTATTCCCTATTGCATCAAGGCATTGGGTTTTGTGGTCCTCTATTTTGTTTTGCTCTATGAGCTGCTCTTTTTACTCCCCAAAAAGCAAGCGGCTAATTAG
- a CDS encoding ABC transporter ATP-binding protein: MISCENLVLKYGDRTLLKLPEFQFEEKGFYVLLGRNGSGKSSFLRLLAGMESPYAGQLFLQNKAYSTWSRIDFAQELALLQSKQQSTAFMRGEEYVSLGRHPYLAWHGLLSKKDRFRVKTVMQELEIEQLAEAKVGHCSDGEKQLLGLARVLVQDTPILLLDEISAHLDFINKKQSFRRLNALAQDKLIILVSHELALAEAFADYILVLENQGLLALSPQGASQKLEEIFEQTSPYHAKT; this comes from the coding sequence ATGATTAGTTGTGAAAATCTCGTATTGAAGTATGGCGATAGAACGCTTTTAAAGCTTCCTGAATTTCAGTTTGAAGAAAAGGGATTTTATGTGCTTTTGGGCCGTAATGGAAGTGGGAAAAGTAGCTTTTTGCGCCTTTTGGCGGGCATGGAATCGCCTTATGCTGGACAGCTTTTTTTGCAAAATAAAGCTTATTCGACTTGGAGCCGTATAGATTTTGCGCAGGAATTGGCACTTTTGCAAAGCAAGCAGCAGAGCACGGCTTTTATGCGGGGCGAGGAGTATGTGAGTTTGGGCCGGCACCCGTATTTGGCCTGGCATGGCTTATTGAGCAAAAAAGATCGCTTTCGGGTGAAAACCGTGATGCAAGAGCTGGAAATAGAGCAATTGGCAGAGGCAAAAGTTGGACATTGTAGCGATGGCGAAAAGCAATTGCTCGGCTTGGCCCGTGTTTTGGTCCAAGATACTCCCATCTTATTATTAGATGAAATATCGGCCCATTTAGACTTTATCAATAAAAAGCAAAGCTTTAGACGATTGAACGCCTTGGCTCAGGATAAATTGATCATTTTGGTTAGCCATGAGTTGGCCTTAGCCGAAGCCTTTGCCGATTATATTTTGGTTTTGGAAAACCAAGGCTTATTGGCGCTTTCTCCCCAAGGCGCTAGTCAAAAACTAGAAGAAATTTTTGAACAAACCTCCCCTTATCATGCAAAAACTTAA